One Brassica napus cultivar Da-Ae chromosome C2, Da-Ae, whole genome shotgun sequence DNA window includes the following coding sequences:
- the LOC125581933 gene encoding kinesin-like protein KIN-5B yields the protein MGDMAKENNKLHDEFASTFATPNANFVTRTNELHSAVNDSLMQDRENKEATDAIVTTSMKQVTLLQEKHGQAVSNIRDKAEQSLIKDYQVDQRMNETPEKLAIIVPSLASIEEMRTLSPKNILSEDASSMEKRSAIQGQDEANNRAPFLKVNI from the exons ATGGG GGACATGGCgaaagaaaataacaagctGCACGATGAATTTGCATCTACTTTCGCCACACCGAATGCTAACTTTGTCACTAGGACTAATGAACTTCACTCAGCTGTCAATG ACTCGCTGATGCAAGACCGTGAGAACAAAGAAGCAACGGATGCTATAGTGACAACTTCAATGAAGCAGGTCACGTTATTGCAAGAGAAGCATGGACAAGCTGTATCAAACATTAGAGACAAAGCAGAACAGTCTCTCATAAAAGACTATCAG GTTGATCAGCGCATGAACGAGACGCCAGAGAAACTAGCTATAATCGTGCCAAGCTTGGCGTCAATTGAGGAGATGAGGACTTTGTCTCCGAAGAATATTCTCAGTGAAGATGCCTCAAGCATGGAGAAAAGATCAGCTATACAGGGACAAGACGAAGCTAACAACAGAGCTCCATTCTTGAAAGTAAACATATGA